Proteins encoded by one window of Mailhella massiliensis:
- a CDS encoding YqiA/YcfP family alpha/beta fold hydrolase, protein MDRFIYIHGLNSGAQSRSGRELSELLGTEVIRPEYDYARPFAECLCSLRRQIMEAVDEKNDRLCVMGSSLGGFYALQLRHPSIVHVAAWNPVVFPAMQLEQFLGTNTRFTDGSSWEFTRETLLSYAQAPDPRPWRNEMWAREERREACAQEASAPVLMMGGRGISLRAEERQKGTFALRERMEPPRRDIFLGNADDVLDSRLARAFWQGGAELHDIASGHQIMDYSHAVDILKHGKLLENFSCWDAGEPFAEPFHEAARFELAGLFDAGVALARARRILWLADVEYMELEEENGGERRVVIAVFFPLRHEARMKRLLAGLVRLCGGKDYVLVRADGQMLRHQMAAHSLLDAEYRLPLEQNSFSAAWESAFPGRRCISARWQGHQLHGSFMNASLRDRFSSLWDRNEDPVEAFERL, encoded by the coding sequence ATGGATCGCTTTATCTATATTCATGGTCTGAACAGCGGAGCGCAGAGTCGTTCCGGCAGGGAGCTTTCCGAACTGCTCGGTACGGAGGTCATCCGTCCTGAATACGATTATGCCCGGCCTTTTGCCGAATGCCTCTGTTCCCTGCGCCGGCAGATCATGGAGGCCGTGGACGAGAAGAACGACCGTCTCTGCGTCATGGGGTCCTCGCTGGGGGGCTTTTACGCGCTTCAGTTGCGGCATCCGTCCATCGTCCATGTGGCAGCATGGAATCCCGTAGTGTTTCCGGCCATGCAACTGGAACAGTTCCTCGGAACCAATACGCGTTTTACCGATGGTTCTTCGTGGGAATTCACGCGGGAAACGCTGCTGTCCTATGCGCAGGCGCCCGATCCCCGTCCCTGGCGCAATGAAATGTGGGCCCGTGAGGAACGCCGTGAAGCGTGCGCGCAGGAGGCTTCCGCCCCCGTTCTCATGATGGGCGGACGCGGCATTTCCCTGCGGGCGGAAGAACGGCAGAAGGGTACGTTCGCCCTCAGGGAACGCATGGAGCCGCCCCGTCGCGACATTTTCCTCGGCAATGCCGACGATGTTCTTGATTCCCGTCTCGCCCGAGCCTTCTGGCAGGGGGGAGCGGAACTGCATGATATTGCTTCCGGGCATCAGATCATGGACTATTCCCACGCCGTGGACATTCTGAAACACGGCAAGCTGCTGGAGAATTTTTCCTGCTGGGACGCCGGGGAACCCTTTGCAGAGCCGTTTCACGAAGCCGCGCGTTTTGAACTGGCGGGTCTGTTCGATGCCGGGGTCGCACTGGCGCGGGCGCGCCGCATACTCTGGCTTGCCGATGTGGAATATATGGAACTGGAAGAGGAAAACGGCGGGGAACGCCGTGTCGTCATTGCCGTGTTCTTCCCTCTGCGTCACGAGGCGCGTATGAAGCGGCTTCTTGCCGGACTGGTCCGCCTCTGTGGAGGGAAGGACTATGTGCTTGTCCGGGCCGACGGGCAGATGCTGCGGCATCAGATGGCGGCGCATAGCCTCCTGGACGCGGAATATCGCCTGCCGCTGGAGCAGAATTCCTTTTCTGCAGCCTGGGAATCGGCCTTTCCCGGCAGGCGCTGCATCAGTGCCCGCTGGCAGGGGCATCAGCTCCACGGCTCGTTCATGAACGCGTCTCTGCGCGACCGTTTTTCCTCTCTGTGGGACAGAAACGAAGATCCGGTGGAGGCTTTTGAACGGTTGTAG